The Fusarium oxysporum f. sp. lycopersici 4287 chromosome 1, whole genome shotgun sequence DNA segment ACTCTAGGAGGGAGCATCTTCCAGGATATTGGTTCTGTTCTTACCAAGGCTGGCAGGGCATTATTCTTTCCCAATGTCTTGCAACATCATGTTTTGCAATTCAGACTCGCCGATCCTACCAAACCCGGTCATAGAAAGATCTTCGCGTTGTTTCTTGTCGACCCAGCGATCCCCATCATCAGCAGTCCCAACGTACCGCCGCAGCAGAAGCACTTGTGGACAACTTATTTAGGGTTGGATTCCGGATGTGGCATAATGCCACCAGAGTTGGTCGAAAAGGTGGTTGACTATATGGACTGGCCAATTGACCTGGAAGAAGCTAAAAAGCTGCGCTTGGATCTAATGAAGGAGCGGGCATCATTCAAAGCAGAGGAGGAATCGAGATTTGAGAGGATGGAGTGGAATTTCTGCGAACATTGATTCTCATTTGGAAACATGTAGACTTGTTTTCGCGTTAGAGTAGGGTAGCTTGTTTCCACATCTTATCAATATGCTAGCATAAGTTATGCACCTTATGCAGACGATTTATCCACATCCCGTGTGGTAGAAACCTACTCTAAGCCCTCTTCGGTTAAGATCTGTACTAGCAAGCCCTGCCATTATCTCTCATTGGATGGCATACGgtgcttggccttggtcaGTACCAAATCCAGGCAATGGCGCAGCCAACTGCGCCCCATTAGGCTGAACACACTCTCTCGCTAGAATAAAATGCAGGAccagccatcatcatctcaccTCCTCGCTGTCATTGTGATATCCAATAAAATGCCTCAGACTGGTCCCTCAATGTCCCCAGCACTGGGCATCCGCCTTGAAGGAGACCTACATTCATATTCCCCTGGTGACACAATTATTGGCTATGTTTATCGAAAGAGTCCTGTCGTGAGTCCAGACTCATCAGTTACTATCTCCCTATCAGGGCGAACCAAATCGAAGATAGTTATCCATCGcgcaaataacacatctacTTACCGAGGCCGTTTCAATCTAATCTCCGAGCCTGCTTGCTCCCAAAAGATCTTTCAAGGCCCGCTCCATATTGAAAGCGGCGGCGATGAGCAGACATGGCCGTTTGCAATAACGCTGCCAAAGCATGTTGACCCGAGATACTTGCAGGGCGGGGGCCAAGACGAGAGTTTTTTACCTCTGGGCGCAACAGATCACATTCTACCATCAACCTATACACTTCGCTCCCTTGGAAACACTGAGGGTTTTATCGAGTACTTTGTGAAAGCTACCCTGAGGGTCACCGGGCAAGGTCATGTTAATATGACTGAAGCTGTCCTTCCGTTCGATgtcatcaacctcagccCTGACCCTCCCATAGCGGACTTTGCGCTTAAAGGTTCACGGAGCCGTCAGACCATGTCGAGCTATCGTCTTGTCCCAGGTATGGAAGATGTCAAGTTATCATTTTCTCAGAAGATGAAGCAGTCTTTCAGCACTTCAAGTGTACCAGAATTCGTCTACAATCTCCTTGTTGATGTGCCAACTGTCATCCAACTCGACAACCCTACTCCGATACCGTTCAAATTACGTGTCGTTCCAGATTTGAATGGGACAAGCGAAATTATCAAAGAAGTCCCACAGAAGGTCAAATTATCATCAGTTTCTATTCGAATTGTCAGCAGCACCGAGGTCATCTGCGAAGGAACTCTGTATCCCCATACAAAGGAAAAACGCGAGGAGATTGACCTGTGTGTTGAGAGTGCGATAAGCAGAATCAAGGACGACATCTATATCCCCTGTACAGATGAATGGCCCTCACTCGATATTGGAGACATAATTGATTTGCGTCTCGGACAATTACGGCCTGGTTTTCCTCATCGGCCAGGCGGTGGCTATATGCAGTTTAACCCGACCTTTACCACATACAACATTCGTCATTCGCACAGGCTGACATGGAAGGTCATAGGTGAAATAGCAGGAGAGCGCTTCAGCGCGTTGGGGACAGTGGCCTTAaagatcttgatgccaagTGACGAGCGAAGGCGGCTGGGTGAAAAGGATTCAGTTAAAAGGGCCGAAACTGAAGCTGCATCTGATGGTGCACCAGGTCCGTCTCAATTGCAAAGAAACGAGTCGTGGATCCAGCCCccggatgaagatgacgccCCCCCAAGCTTTACTGAAGTAGTCAAGGAAGACAAGGGAGCACACGTAGCAGAGAAGTCCAGTAAATAGGCGGACATGTAGTTCGGGAATGTTAACAGGATATTATGCAATAATAAAACAAATATCATGCCAGTCTGCTACTTGAGTCACTGCTTACTACCTAAGCTCAACTTCCATTGCTTGTTGCTCAATGTTTCCAGAACTTCTTCCTGCCTAGTAGGTAGGATTATATGGACAGGGAGCTGCTTTCCTTCCTGCTTCTCGTCACCCTCACTCTCCCATGACAAAGTCAGAAAAACCTCATTATTCTGGTCCTTCTGCCAGGAAACGCGAGCCAGTATTGGCTGTTGCCAGGTACCACTCACTGGAACTTTAGCCTCGAAAGCCTTAAAGAGGCCCACTCGCGGCTTGAAGATAAGCACCCTCTCGCCGTTGATCATGGCGAGCTTGAACCCCGCAACCTCGGCGGTGTACTCGTATAGAGGAAGGCTGCCCCATGCGTGACAATCCGATCTTTGCGTGATGTAGTCTTCCACCCAAGTCGTCATGTTGAGTTCAAGCTGCTTTCGCCAGGGTGCCCAGAAACTGAAGAATTGGGCTTCGTATGCCTCATCCCCAACAAAGGATAAAGCCCTCAGACTATAGAACGCCATTGCTATAGATACCTGTGTGAACTTGTGCGCACGCTCTCCTTCCACTTTCGCTTGCAGAGCAAGAGAGCGATTCAAAAGGTCAAAGGCTTCTTTACCAGTTACCGCGCCACAGAGAACTGCCCAAATTTGACAATGTTCGCTATAATGGGTGCGGTTTGCCAATGTAGCGAGACCATCCGTGAAATGGGTACCGTCGAAGCAGTGGTTTCTGACGGCTTGTACGATCAACTCAGCCTGATGTTTGTGTTCATCTGCGCGTGATGGCTTGCCCAGACACGATTCAAGCGAACTGAGCCTCTGTAGAGTATATGCGAACAACTGATTCGTGTAGGTCAGGTAACCAGTATCCTTTGCGGCGGGTGGGACTCCGAATGGCTTATATGAATCACTCCAGTCAACAAATTCCCAGTCGCCAGCTAATTGAGAAACGCGGAGGAGGCCAGTTTCTTGGTCAAGACGACTGCCGAAGGTGTATAGAATGGCATCAACGATGGGTAGGAAGCTAGCTGCAAATTCCCTATCACCAAACTGCTCGTAATGGTCTGTTACCATACATACCcagaaaagagagaaatgGGAAATAATCTGCTGATGGTGGCAAGGAGCACGGCTTGCTGTCAACCCTACTTTGGGCTGAAAAGAGTTGTAGAATTGTAAGACTGCTTGGCGTGCGAGTCGATCATCTCGGGAGATCATATAGGTGAAGAGTGCAGAGCTTCTTGTGTCCATGGCGTACTGAAGTTGCTCGTAAAATGGGCAGTCCTCATAGCAGTCGTGCATACAGTTCTCCAATGTGCGTAAGCTCACCTCCCAGAGCTTGTGGAACCATGATGGGCTTTCATTCTCAATCTCGACTGTAGGGAATGTGGTCAACACTTTCAGAGGGTAGTTTGTTTTAACAATGTGTATCCCATTAAGAAGCAGGTCCGAATCTTGAGCAACTTCAATATCCATGGCAAGGTATCGAAATGTTCGGAAGTGAAAAGGACTGAAAGTTTCATCATTGACTTCTGCAATGCCATAGTCAACCAAATCTTGATCCAACTGGGTTCCCCCGAAGATATACTGGTCTTTCGGCCCTACAATGGACTTTGAAGTGTCGGATCTGTCTCCTTTCTTTCGCTCAAAAGGTAGCCTAGTAGGCTGCTCCTCATAACCTTCAGACCAAGTGATTTCCAGCTTGCTACCACCAGTTGACGGCCTGGCGAAACGGAAGTCGACATAGGCTGTTATGTGGTAAGGCATCTCGAGTTCGACACGATGTACAGTGCCTTTGGTCAGGACAATGCCCGTCTCATGCTGCAGGGTCGGGTCAAGAAGACGTTCCCAGGTCTCCCGGGGCTGTGTACTTCTGATATTATAGATCGCTATGGGATGAAGTTGCTCTAGTCGAGGGAATGGAATCATCCGAGGATGCAGATTCCAGGGCATAGAGAGACCCCAATTGACCATGAACCGATATGGCTTTGCCGCAACCCAAGTAAGCGCATGGGATTCCCGCTGGTCAACCCTTTCAAAGATATGGAGGAAGAAATCAAAATTCCCACTGACGGGGAGAGCTCTGCAGGTATCAAGAGCCGTCTCCCATGTCTCATCCGTCTGAATATCCAATGCTCGCTGCTCCAGGTCGCCTTCAGTTGAGTCGTGCCTAATGTGTAACCCTGGAAATGGGGTCCTGGGAAAGCTCGAGGCATTTTGTGATCCGTGATAGAACCGAAGAACATGAACAATAATATTGTTACGGCCAGCGACAAGATATGGTTGAATGTCTAGGACGTCGTAGAACCATGTCTGATCGTCTCCTTTAACAGGACCAGTATGAACCACCGACTTGTTAATGTAGAGCTTGTATCTGGTATCGGCTGTAATAGTAATTTTCACAGGGCAGTGAGGAATATCTTCTAAGTCGATGGACTTGCGGAAATAGACAAATTCACCCGCAGAGGACGATTCTGGCTTCTCGTTCCAATGTGGGTGCCAAATCCACGAGGTCTCAAAATCGACAGTCATACTGGGGATGGCTTCGGACGTGGCCAAAACTCAAGAATAGCAATTTGTACACAAGCAGAGGGCATTGATAAAGGCGTAGAAACTCCCAGCTAATAAATAACTCTATTCACATAGAAACTTGATCAAGTTACCGAAGTCTCCACCAGTAAAGTCTAGGCTTGATGTATTTCGTATCAAGATGTACCGAAGGGTCTGATCACAAGATGACGGATCAGACCGAGGTCGGGATACCCGGCCCGGAATGGGTTAGTATCTTGAGACCTGAGTCAAAGACAAGTCATAAGAGTTGGCATGTCGGTAGAACTCTGGGAGAAATCATTCATGAACAAAACCGAGGGACGATTAACAATCGGGGAACAGCCCCGATTCCCCCACACTTCTGTGGACCCAGGTCCCCCTCATTATCTCTTGGCTCGGAATATGACAACTGGGGCACAAAAACCATGCTATAGAGTTTCCCACCCCAACTATTAGCGGCAGTAAGTATCCAGGCACATTACCTCATCTACCTTCATCTTACTAAAGTGATAGTTTGATCTGCATCTTGCAGTATCGTGCTATCATACCCATGTCTAAGTCTTCCGCTCTAAACCCGAGATAGTATGTAAATTTCACAAGATACTTATGGTGATAAGCCTGAAATCGTTTTGGTAGACTATCCCATGTTTATGGCatataatacttaaagaGTTATTGAAAAAATAAGTAAGATGCTAAGCTaaatattaagcttaatGCAAGATGCAGTAAGGAAGAAGTATGAAGAAGAGGTATTCAATATTTGACAAATactattttttttaatatcATAGCGAAAGCTAAAGTctagttatttatatatagagagaagtattaaataagatactgttttatagtatatatagtcttattaaaataactactaattagttataagaaAACAAGTGGTACAGATTACGTCCTGCTCCAAGGAACAACACTCCTCTTCATAGGATAAAGGCTAGCCCTCCTGGGTTCAACTCGCATTTCGGAATAGCTTTCTTAAATAGAACCCTGGCACTGGTATTTGCGGAATTGACGagtcttgaccttgttctcAAACATCTCATCCAGCTCCAGGTAGGTGCGGTTCTTCATCTCAGGCAAATCGAACCAGAAGACCGCCCAGGCAATGACAGACAGAGCAGCAAAAATAAGACCAGTCTTGCCACCTAGATTTCCCTCGTCCGAGTTAAAGATGTAAGGGACACAAAAGTTGAAAACCCAGGACATGAAGCTGTTGCAGATGAAACCGACGGCGTTGGCCTTGGCACGGAGTCGGACAGAAGAGGTTTCAGAAGCAATGATGGGAATGACTGGTCCAGCACCAATGTTGAAAAAGACCATAACGAGGTTGATCATAACACCCATATACCACAGTGCAGCTTGAGTTGAGAAAAAGCCAGCGATACCAACAGAGAGCCAGGTTGCTGCTAGGAGTGCTGTGCAGCCCATTATGGTACGTCTGCGGCCTAGATAATCGACAAGGAACCAGGAAATCATAATAGCACCCAGGGACAGACCAGAGGCGATCTCAAGGACCATGATAGAATTCTCTGGGGAGAGGCCGGCGATAATCATGAAGTAGGTACCGTTGGCGACGAAGCTGGTACCATGGAACTGCTGAACAATGCTggcaaagatgatgatgcgcATCCGGCGAAAGTTGGGGCCCATGAAACATTCTGACCAGGTGACGTCGGCTGTGTCAGCCTGCTCTTGTCTCTCGTGCTCGAGGGTTGACTGGAGGGCGACCATGGCAGCCTCGACCTGGAAAGGCTTGTATAGCCAGCCAAAAGACTTGCGGGCGCCGGCCTCGTCATTCTTTCGGAGGAGCCATGCCGGAGACTCGGGGACAATCAGGGCCGAGATGAAGGCCGTGCCAGCGAGGGCCCACTGGGTGGCGAAGCAGATGCGATAGGACATTCTTTGAAAGCCGTCAGGAATCTGGCTACCAGCAACGACGGCGGCGATCAGCTGGCCAAAGACGAGCTGAAACTGGAACAAGGACAGGGCAAAACCTCGTAGCTTGACAGGGACGATTTCAGAGTTGTATGTCATGCAGGTGGTAGCCATCATGCTCAGGCCCATGCCAATAACAATCTTGCCGGCCAGGAATGTACCGCGGCGGTGGCCCATGGAGTCGCTCAAGTCGCATGTATATACCACCGCAATACCGGCCGCGGTGATGATAGATCCGGTCATCATAGAAATCTTTCGGCCGAATCGATCAGCGACCCAGCCGACAATGACGGAACCAATCATAAAACCAATCTGCATCGAAGCATTCCACAGAGACAGCCAGATAGATGGCAGAATAGGCATCCCATCTTGAAGCTCGCCGAATCTCTGCCTGTTTTGATGAATTAGAATAGTTCTACTGCCACTAGGATGCATCGTATTGGTGGAACCTACAGAAAGGCCGGGAAGGCTGTGACGACACCAACAATGATAATATCGAAGCCAAAGGCCATGGGGCCTGTTGCCATAAGGATGCTGAAGATAACAGACTTGTAGTTCTGTTTGAGGGACTGTAGCAAAGTGAGGGAGGTGGCATCGTGCTGGTTGATGGCCAAGGAGACGTCCCCCTTCTTGCTCTCTACCATCTCGACGCTGGGCTTGGTGTCGTGCTCCATTGTGTtagttgttggtgatgggtGCTTGGCTATTTGATCTGGAGTGACTGAAAAAACCAAGTAATTTCATGGTGATTTATATTATTCGGAAGTTGTATGTAGAAATTGGGTTGCAAACCGTCTCTGCGCCAAGTCAATTGGAAAATCAGTTGTTATTGTTACAGAATGCGGGGTTTGACTTTCCGCTAGACGCAATCGAAGCCCCTGGTTGCGGGGTCTGGGGTCCGGGGTTGGTCTAGCCCAGAAGGAATTAGGACTGCCCATAAATGTCGGGGCTCGTCCCCGATAATTCCACTACCCcccttctttttctctacATCATCCAAACTAGTTTCGCTACATTTTCCGCCGAGCGGTACTTGACAATGGAAGAAGAACGAGCCTCAAAGCGTACCAAGTCAGCCAATAGCATGGTCTCGTCAGGTGATGAGCTCCCACCGCCTGGTAGTAGTTCCCGTACGGGACTTGCGTGTGAGGCTTGCAGACTCAGGAAGACTCGCTGCGTCGGCTTTCCCACCTGCTCGTGGTGCCAGCGCCGTCGCCAATCTTGCATCCGAGGCCAGAACAGTCAGACGAGCCCGTGGGTGGACCTCCTCTTGGCTTTACCGAAAACTAGCTAACAATTCCTTGCCATCTAGATTGGACGATTGGGGCAATCAGATACTTGGTGCTATATCAAGGGCCAGGGATGAAATTCTCGGTGCATCAATCCAATTCAATGCTGATCGGCCGCTCAACCATACCTCGGTTACGCTGCCGGATAACGAACACGGTACTTGGCCTCGTACCCATAGAGGCCAGGGATGCTTCGCTCCGATGTCGAGCGCCGAGAACATTTTACAGTGGGATGTTTTGCGAGATCAGCTTCCGAGCTCAGCCCAATCCCCAATCAACGCCACGGACCCGTACGAACCTGACAGGTCCACCAGTTCCAAGGCTAGTGCCGATACGTCTTCTGCCAAACTCCGAGCTCTGCAGCAACGCTTCGAGACTCAGTTCCTGGCTCGGTATCCCATCATCAGCAGACCTTGGTTTACTCGCTGCGTCCGCAATGTAGCAGAGAGCGACGGAGATTGGAGTGCTGAAACATGTCTCGTCTTTCTGGCTTGTGCTATCGCATCCTTATGCGACTGCTCTGATCACGATGCCTTGACGCCTCAAACCACCTCCATGAGTCCAGCATCTACTGTCTCAGGCTCATGTATGCCTAACTCGCGCCGGCCTGCGTATCAGTATTGGACTATGGCAAAGCGGAGACTCGGCTGGGCCCTTGACGAGCCTGCGGGTCTGCTCTCCGCCCAATGTCTGTGCCTAGCTGGGTTCTGGCATCTGCTGAACTTCGCGCCACGAAGGGCTCGCAACATGTTTTATCGTGCTATTGAGAGTATGAGGGATATGACATTTCCAAGCTTGCCGGATATTGAGAGGCATCTGGCACGATTCATTCATGTCCTCTGTGCCGACCTGCTCGAGTAGGTCTCCAATTCCGTTATCCACTACATCATGATGCACAGTCATGATACTGACCTATCTGTTACAGACGTTTGAATTTTGAGTTGGAGCTTTCCCCATACAACGGCCGAAAGGAACCTAATAACGAAACCTTTTCACTAAACGAAAGCCCCAATCTTCCTGCTGTGATCAGTCTTCACACGGAAGACTTGGCTGGAGGCTTATCTTTCGAGCTCACAAACAATCCACAGCAGTTGCACCCAATTCGAAAAGACATCAACAAACTCCTGGCTTCCATATCAACAATCTCCAGCTGGCTTGACCTGTATTCGTTGCATGGCCAAGCAAAAGATTTGCGATGGCGTCTCAACCAACTCACAGACCCAAGGAGCATCATCTGCGGGGAAGCTTCAAGCTCGACTGCACTTAGTCATTCATTCGGTGAGCCGATCTTTGAAGATGTAAGGATGCAGAAAAAAGAGCTCACGGCGCGCTTACTGCGCGTTTATTTGTGCTTGAACCTGCACCTTTCGCCTCCCCTCCTACGGAAGTTGGATTCCGACGCCAATCCTCCACCTGTCCAGTCACCCCAACGCATCTTGGGAGAGATAGCAAGCCTTGCGGATGAGTGTCTCTCGCTGACAGCTGAGGTAATGACCTCACATCTCAAGGAGTGGCAGGGTAGAGAGTCTCTGTCGAGCCGTAGTGCCGCATCCAGCAATCCAACCTGCCACAATCCTGAAGCAGAGTTCTCGTACCGTTTTTCGTACGTAGGTTGCCTGACACTCCTTGCAGTATACTACGCCAAAACAAAAGCAGCCTGTGGGGAGATGGATTTTGCCCATTGCCACTCACTGAAGCTGCCTGTAGACTGGCGTTACTTGGTTGCTGGTCACATGAGAATGCTACTATCACACGACGAAGGGACCAACACATGGAAGTGCGGATATTTGCTCAGCCAATTTGACATAGAATGATTAGATTTTCTCCGTGCCCTTTAATCAGCATCCATCGCTGAAACGCCAGTCTCACAACCAGTTTCCAGCGGTGGTGATTCCAAGCGCACAATCCACTCAAGATACATCCTGGCATCCGCACTCTCAGCACCCCAGTACGCAAGTGCAATCTTCAACTTCTGCATGCCGGGCTCCCAGACTGGAAGACAGTCTAGACCCGGTATATCACTTTTTGCCGTGGCTATGATTTCTAACGCCGCACATGCGCAGTAACGAATACCAAGCCAGGTCCCGGGGTGGCGATGTGTAGTAAGTCCATGGGTTACAAGGTATCTATCGATCCGGAGAGCTCTATTTGCAAGCTCGTTGGCCTGGGCTTGTAGCGACATGGATAGTCCGTCGAGGTCTCGATGAAGAATGAAGTGGAGGGCAGGCCTGCTCAGTGTGTGGCGAATGATGATCAATCGGAGCCTCAAATATTCTCGCAGGTCGTCGGGGGAATGGCCGGACTCGTCCGTCTCAATGGTGATAGAATCCGGAAGATTAACGAAATGTACCATGATCTGGTTATCTAAATCTGCCAGGGTATTGAGAATGTCTCGGTAGAATGACTCGCGGTCCACGTTGACTGGTTGGTGTTGCTCTGCCTGTTGAGTGGCGAAAAATGATTCGATTCGGATTTCCAGCTTCCGAAGCGAGATGTCTGTCAAGTAGTACATCCAGCTCTGCTCGTGTTGTGCGGCCGATGAATCAGAACTGCCACCTATGCCGGGAGGGGATGACCATGAAGGTTCTAGGTCTGGTAGAAGGGATGACATGTTCTCATACTGAATCAGCTGAGCGTTTGCAATTTCAAGCCCCAGTTCAGAGGCGACTTCTCTATTCAAGCGATCATCAGCATGGGAGGCTCGGTGGAGGGGCATTCAAGAATGGACTCAAACCTCTCTGTCTTGAGACAACTCCAGAAGAGTTTACGATGTGCATTatctggcttcttcttcgtgttCCCTAAAGCCGCCTGAATCATGGCTGACCCGCCTAGGCTCTTGGTCAATACATCTTTGCACATGATACTCGCGTTGTTCAAGCATCTCCATGAGGCGAGTGGTTTGAATGTCGTTACGTAGTACCCAGCAGTCAGGAAGAAACACTGTGCACCGACAATGCTCGCATGGCCCATAATGAAACCAAGTCTTTTGAGGCCGGCATCGAAGTACTCGCGGCTGCGCAGGTACTGTTCCGGATCTATTGACGCCTCTGAGTACTCCTCTAACTTTCTGTGGTCATATGGCGTGCAGATACTCCCTAGGGCACAAGCCATTAACTATTTTGATAGTCAGCTAAAATTGAACGTCTCACAACTATTAAGGCACTTGGGGATTGCAGTAGGTACCAGCAGACATGTAGGTGCATCCCAGCCAAGCCCTTCCTCCTCTACCACGGAGATCTGACTGTAGAGAACCCCGAGGTCGACCAGGGGCTGCTTAGCGTGAATGTATTTGACGAATCGTTCGATGAGCTGCGTCATTTCGGCTCGATCATCAAGTGCCCCATTGGGAGGGGGGAGATGAACTGGCAGACGAACCGAAGCATAGTGAGGATCCGCGTTCAGCCTTACAGCTTCAAAGTCGTCGTTCATGTCAATAACCGAGGTCAGAGGCGCCTTCAAGAGGTGGTAGGGGCGAAGGCTCGGCCATGTTAGTGTAGATTCAACCGATGAGGACCACCATGACCGAGTGGGTGGAGAAGTCATGGATGGCCTTGAACCTAATCGGCAACGGGATGATAGCGTTTGAGTTGGTAAGCAAGTCTTGGTTACATTGGCTGATCCTTGGGAGAAGATTACCCGTCTCAATTTGTGAGCGGGTAGCTGCTGTGGTCAGCTGAGGGGCTCATGTTTAATAACCACGAACCAGACCCGCCCAACCTCGCAAGTGTTTTTACTTAACCTAACTAGTACTAGAGGTATTTTAGAGTTTGCTATGATCATTGCTCGGGGTATTTACCAGC contains these protein-coding regions:
- a CDS encoding hypothetical protein (At least one base has a quality score < 10), which encodes MPQTGPSMSPALGIRLEGDLHSYSPGDTIIGYVYRKSPVVSPDSSVTISLSGRTKSKIVIHRANNTSTYRGRFNLISEPACSQKIFQGPLHIESGGDEQTWPFAITLPKHVDPRYLQGGGQDESFLPLGATDHILPSTYTLRSLGNTEGFIEYFVKATLRVTGQGHVNMTEAVLPFDVINLSPDPPIADFALKGSRSRQTMSSYRLVPGMEDVKLSFSQKMKQSFSTSSVPEFVYNLLVDVPTVIQLDNPTPIPFKLRVVPDLNGTSEIIKEVPQKVKLSSVSIRIVSSTEVICEGTLYPHTKEKREEIDLCVESAISRIKDDIYIPCTDEWPSLDIGDIIDLRLGQLRPGFPHRPGGGYMQFNPTFTTYNIRHSHRLTWKVIGEIAGERFSALGTVALKILMPSDERRRLGEKDSVKRAETEAASDGAPGPSQLQRNESWIQPPDEDDAPPSFTEVVKEDKGAHVAEKSSK